The following coding sequences lie in one Lolium perenne isolate Kyuss_39 chromosome 2, Kyuss_2.0, whole genome shotgun sequence genomic window:
- the LOC139836106 gene encoding uncharacterized protein has translation MGGFTPPIPQDDSNWEIRVAVLLSLFLQMILIFVGPVRKRSSSPVPRFLVWSCYLLADWVADLALGLLLNNMGNIGGKSSSSSSISQLHAVGLKRGPSAAVSNADGSSSPIIFAFWTPFLLLHLGGPDTITAYSLEDNELWLRHLIGLLFELFSASVIFFCSLKGNPMIPATVLMFVVGIIKYGERTYSLYSGSVDGFRENILDPPDPGPNYAKLMTEYDAKEQAGLDVAIVISGADSEAKKALAALEQGEATRLLERSTTLEAQAYDFFLIFRRLFVNLILSYKERKISQAYFLGRADVTNTPARAFQVIEVELNFIYDMVYTKAPVAHSKAGCVLRFVASACLVSSLLIFFFHGDKGGILRVDVAITYALLLGGLALDAAALAMLLSSHRMLVLLEKTRRLAWLATAVRNVRPQLRRWSERTSQLNLVSYCLGKPDTPTSVGVLRRRLGGPLVVRALARVAETLRVREIFDDFFFIRREPISCRQGQGDSQKGPLLEFVFNGLKARAVKANGEEDVNYEAIKKACACRGEGVLEHLGDRIKEKLKQSTREAAGNDEHDAVIEKKVNDKLAVLKGSVNAVKKEFDDSLLLWHIATDLCCQPFVPTVPTETAKANEMKLIAETLSEYMLYLLIKQPEMLSATAGIGLLRYRDTCAEAKRFFASAAAWDPDHTDARRMLLKVNTTEEPSAVKGDRCKSVLFDGVILAKALRDLGEDLMWEVVANVWGEMLTYAAGKCRGSTHVRQLSRGGELITMVWFLMAHMGLGDMYRIHEGDAKAKLIVRDQ, from the coding sequence ATGGGAGGATTCACGCCTCCGATCCCGCAGGATGACAGCAACTGGGAGATCCGCGTGGCGGTGCTGCTCAGCCTCTTCCTCCAGATGATCCTCATCTTCGTCGGCCCCGTCCGCAAGCGCTCCTCCTCGCCGGTGCCCCGCTTCCTCGTCTGGTCATGCTACCTCCTCGCCGACTGGGTCGCCGACCTcgccctcggcctcctcctcaacaacatggGCAACATCGGCGGCAAgtccagctcctcctccagcatcTCCCAGCTTCACGCCGTCGGCCTCAAGCGCGGACCCTCCGCTGCCGTCTCAAACGCCGACGGTAGCAGCAGCCCCATCATCTTCGCCTTCTGGACGCCGTTCCTGCTGCTCCACCTCGGCGGCCCTGACACCATCACCGCCTACTCCCTCGAGGACAACGAGCTGTGGCTCCGCCACCTCATCGGCCTCCTCTTCGAGCTCTTCTCCGCCTCCGTCATCTTCTTCTGCTCCCTCAAGGGCAACCCCATGATCCCCGCCACCGTCCTCATGTTCGTCGTCGGCATCATCAAGTACGGCGAGCGCACCTACTCGCTCTACTCCGGCAGCGTCGACGGCTTCCGCGAGAACATCCTCGACCCCCCTGACCCGGGCCCAAACTACGCCAAGCTCATGACCGAGTACGACGCCAAGGAGCAGGCCGGGCTGGACGTCGCGATCGTCATCTCCGGCGCCGATAGCGAGGCCAAGAAAGCCCTGGCCGCCCTGGAGCAAGGCGAGGCCACGCGCCTGCTGGAGAGGAGCACCACCCTGGAGGCGCAGGCGTACGACTTCTTCCTCATCTTCCGCCGCCTCTTCGTCAACCTCATCCTCAGCTACAAGGAGCGCAAGATCAGCCAGGCCTACTTCCTCGGGCGCGCCGACGTCACCAACACGCCGGCCAGGGCGTTCCAGGTCATCGAGGTGGAGCTCAACTTCATCTACGACATGGTGTACACCAAGGCGCCCGTCGCACACAGCAAGGCCGGCTGCGTCCTCCGCTTCGTCGCCTCCGCCTGCCTCGTCTCCTCcctgctcatcttcttcttccACGGCGACAAGGGCGGCATCCTGCGGGTCGACGTCGCCATCACCTACGCGCTGCTCCTCGGAGGCCTGGCGCTCGACGCGGCCGCGCTCGCCATGCTCCTCTCCTCCCACCGGATGCTCGTCCTCCTCGAGAAGACGAGGCGGCTGGCGTGGCTCGCGACCGCCGTCAGGAACGTGCGCCCCCAGCTGCGGCGGTGGTCGGAGAGGACATCGCAGCTGAACCTCGTCAGCTACTGCCTGGGCAAGCCGGACACCCCCACTTCCGTTGGAGTCCTTCGGCGCCGCCTCGGCGGGCCGCTGGTGGTTCGGGCGCTCGCCAGGGTCGCCGAGACGCTGCGCGTGAGGGAGATCTTCGACGACTTCTTCTTCATCCGGCGGGAGCCCATCTCCTGCCGGCAGGGTCAGGGCGACAGCCAGAAGGGCCCCCTCCTCGAATTCGTGTTTAATGGGCTCAAGGCGAGGGCCGTCAAAGCCAATGGAGAAGAAGACGTGAATTACGAAGCCATTAAAAAGGCGTGCGCCTGCCGCGGCGAGGGAGTTCTCGAGCATCTTGGCGATCGGATCAAGGAGAAACTGAAGCAATCGACACGAGAAGCCGCAGGCAACGACGAGCATGACGCGGTGATAGAAAAGAAGGTGAATGATAAGCTCGCCGTACTTAAGGGCAGCGTGAACGCCGTGAAGAAAGAGTTCGACGACTCCCTGCTGCTGTGGCACATCGCGACGGACCTGTGCTGCCAACCGTTCGTGCCCACCGTGCCGACGGAGACGGCGAAGGCGAACGAAATGAAGCTGATAGCCGAGACCTTGTCGGAATACATGCTGTACCTGCTGATCAAGCAGCCGGAGATGCTGTCGGCGACGGCGGGCATCGGGCTGCTCCGCTATCGCGACACGTGCGCGGAGGCGAAGCGGTTCTTCGCGTCGGCGGCCGCGTGGGACCCCGACCACACCGACGCGCGGAGGATGCTGCTGAAAGTGAACACGACAGAGGAGCCGTCGGCGGTGAAGGGAGATAGGTGTAAGTCGGTGCTGTTCGACGGCGTGATCCTGGCCAAGGCGCTGAGGGATCTGGGAGAGGACCTCATGTGGGAGGTGGTGGCCAATGTGTGGGGGGAGATGCTCACGTACGCGGCGGGCAAGTGCCGTGGGAGCACGCACGTCCGGCAGCTCAGCCGCGGCGGCGAGCTCATCACCATGGTCTGGTTCCTCATGGCGCATATGGGCCTCGGCGACATGTACCGGATCCACGAGGGAGACGCCAAGGCCAAGCTCATCGTCCGTGACCAGTAA